A region of Moorena sp. SIOASIH DNA encodes the following proteins:
- a CDS encoding response regulator transcription factor produces MPRILVIDDDPAISELVTINLEMAGYDVSQAMDGIKGQALALQLQPDLIMLDLMLPKVDGFTVCQRLRRDERTSDIPVLMLTALGQTQDKVEGFNAGADDYLTKPFELEEMLARVRALLRRTDRIPQAAKHTEILNYGPLTLVPERFEAIWFDKTVKLTHLEFELLHCLLQRHGQTVSPSEILKEVWGYDPDDDIETIRVHIRHLRTKLEPDPRHPKYIKTVYGAGYCLELPNTEKTLEVNSATA; encoded by the coding sequence ATGCCCCGGATACTGGTCATCGATGACGACCCCGCAATTTCAGAATTAGTCACCATCAATTTGGAGATGGCTGGCTACGATGTTAGTCAAGCAATGGATGGCATCAAGGGTCAGGCTCTAGCTCTGCAACTGCAGCCAGACCTGATTATGCTAGACTTGATGCTACCCAAGGTAGATGGCTTCACCGTCTGCCAACGGTTACGTCGGGATGAACGCACTTCCGATATTCCAGTATTGATGTTGACTGCCCTAGGTCAAACCCAAGATAAGGTAGAAGGCTTTAATGCTGGTGCCGATGATTATCTCACCAAACCCTTTGAACTCGAAGAAATGCTGGCGCGAGTGCGAGCATTACTACGGCGCACAGACCGAATTCCCCAAGCTGCTAAGCATACGGAAATCCTGAACTATGGTCCTTTGACCCTGGTTCCAGAAAGGTTTGAGGCGATTTGGTTTGATAAAACCGTAAAACTGACCCATCTGGAGTTTGAACTACTGCACTGTTTACTGCAGCGCCATGGTCAAACTGTTTCTCCCAGCGAAATCCTTAAAGAAGTTTGGGGATATGACCCTGACGATGATATCGAAACAATTCGAGTGCATATTCGTCACCTGAGAACCAAGCTAGAACCTGATCCCCGCCATCCTAAGTACATCAAAACCGTTTATGGAGCAGGTTATTGCTTAGAGTTACCCAATACAGAAAAGACCCTAGAAGTGAATTCGGCGACTGCCTAG
- the chlP gene encoding geranylgeranyl reductase, translating to MPALRVAVVGSGPAGSSAAETLAKAGIETYLFERKLDNAKPCGGAIPLCMVSEFDLPPEIIDRQVRNMKMISPSDIEVDIHIEKQNEYIGMCRREVLDGFMRNRAAELGANLINGTVYKLDIPTSNSQPYTIYYSDHSDGSVKGTHKTLKVDVVIGADGANSRVAKAIDAGDYNYAIAFQERISLPDNMMNYYQDLAEMYVGNDVSPDFYAWVFPKYDHVAVGTGTMRVNQALIKKLQAGIRARAAKKLVGGKIIKVEAHPIPEHPRPRRVVGRVALVGDAAGTVTKSSGEGIYFAAKSARMCAETIVETSNSGSRIPTENDLKLYLKRWDKKYGMTYKVLDILQRVFYNSDASREAFVEMCADKDVQRLTFDSYLYKTVVPANPLVQMKITAKTIGSLLRGNALAP from the coding sequence ATGCCAGCACTAAGGGTTGCAGTAGTTGGTTCGGGACCAGCAGGCTCTTCTGCTGCCGAGACGTTAGCTAAAGCAGGAATCGAAACTTATTTGTTTGAGCGTAAGCTGGACAATGCTAAGCCCTGTGGTGGTGCGATTCCACTATGTATGGTCAGTGAGTTTGACCTGCCACCAGAAATTATTGACCGGCAAGTGAGAAACATGAAGATGATCTCACCGTCTGATATTGAAGTTGATATCCATATAGAAAAGCAAAACGAATATATTGGAATGTGCCGTCGCGAGGTGCTTGATGGGTTCATGCGCAATCGTGCGGCTGAGTTGGGTGCTAACTTAATTAATGGCACCGTTTATAAACTCGATATTCCCACCAGTAACTCTCAACCCTATACCATCTATTATTCTGACCATTCCGATGGCAGTGTCAAGGGAACCCACAAAACCTTGAAAGTAGATGTGGTGATTGGAGCTGATGGGGCAAATTCCCGGGTTGCCAAAGCAATTGATGCTGGGGATTACAATTATGCGATCGCGTTCCAAGAGCGGATCAGTCTGCCAGATAACATGATGAATTACTACCAAGACCTGGCAGAAATGTATGTGGGCAATGATGTTTCTCCTGATTTCTACGCCTGGGTCTTCCCTAAATACGACCACGTTGCCGTTGGTACCGGCACTATGAGGGTCAACCAAGCCTTGATCAAAAAGCTACAAGCAGGGATTCGCGCCCGTGCGGCTAAGAAACTTGTGGGTGGGAAAATTATCAAAGTGGAAGCCCATCCGATTCCTGAGCATCCGAGACCTAGGCGTGTAGTTGGTCGGGTAGCTTTGGTAGGTGATGCTGCTGGAACAGTCACTAAATCCTCTGGGGAAGGCATTTACTTTGCGGCTAAATCAGCTCGCATGTGTGCTGAAACCATTGTGGAAACCTCTAACAGCGGTAGCCGTATCCCCACAGAGAATGACCTCAAGCTTTACCTGAAGCGCTGGGATAAGAAATACGGCATGACCTACAAAGTCCTAGATATTCTACAACGAGTTTTTTATAACTCTGATGCTAGCCGGGAAGCCTTTGTAGAGATGTGCGCTGACAAGGATGTGCAGCGGCTGACCTTCGATAGCTATCTCTATAAAACCGTTGTACCTGCTAATCCTCTTGTCCAAATGAAGATTACAGCGAAGACAATTGGTAGCTTGTTGCGGGGCAATGCCTTGGCTCCCTAG
- a CDS encoding serine/threonine-protein kinase, translating to MSRLSGETQSAKTLVGGRYKIINQLGAGGFGRTFLAQDIHLPNQPRCVVKLLLPQTEQTATLQMARRLFDREARFLYQLGNHDQIPRLLAHFEEDQQFYLVQELIEGQPLNRELVKGHPCSQERVIALLIDILQVLAFVHQQQIIHRDIKPSNLIRRQRDDKIVLIDFGAVKQVSSQKINPETGETHLTVSIGTQGYMPHEQLAGRPRFSSDIYAVGMVGIQALTGVHPKNLKENPTTSEIDWQHYAKQVSPELAHILDIMVRYDFRDRYGTAAEALEVLASLPRQQLLSLAEEEIPTQEITGESQSGMELPIPDIRKLANTTVPSSMMTRSQSRTTPQLHTPQHSRGSATNRTTLSIPQRLVKFGLITISITILGVGLVLLKTFLSAQATGENTDYITEYKTDYSTEAKVTAEQLLDEADQLRKSRQYQEALKLYDQAIAKKADFAEAYWGRCYSLNKLQQPEMAVVACNDALHFKPNYPEAVWSLGQALDQQQRSVEALRLYNQALTLKPDLTEAWLSQGITLQKLGRSVEAITALEKAIALQRDLADAWMTKGEAQMTLGRFNQAITSLNKALQIEPNHRNALKLRQQARKKLER from the coding sequence ATGAGCCGCTTATCTGGAGAGACACAATCCGCAAAAACCCTAGTAGGTGGACGCTACAAAATTATCAACCAACTGGGAGCAGGTGGGTTTGGTCGAACGTTCCTAGCACAAGATATACATTTGCCAAATCAACCCCGATGTGTGGTTAAACTTCTCTTGCCCCAAACCGAGCAGACGGCAACCCTGCAAATGGCAAGACGCCTTTTCGATAGAGAAGCTCGATTTCTCTACCAGCTAGGTAATCATGACCAGATCCCTCGCCTACTGGCACATTTTGAGGAAGATCAGCAGTTTTATCTGGTTCAGGAATTGATTGAAGGACAACCTTTGAATCGAGAACTTGTCAAGGGTCATCCGTGTTCACAAGAGCGAGTGATTGCTTTATTAATAGATATTCTACAGGTATTGGCCTTTGTCCATCAACAACAGATTATCCATCGGGATATTAAACCCTCTAACTTAATCCGCCGCCAACGGGACGACAAAATCGTGCTGATTGACTTTGGTGCTGTTAAGCAAGTCAGTAGCCAAAAGATTAATCCTGAAACTGGGGAAACTCATTTAACGGTTTCTATTGGCACCCAGGGCTATATGCCCCATGAGCAATTGGCAGGAAGGCCCCGCTTTAGCAGTGATATCTATGCTGTCGGGATGGTTGGAATCCAAGCATTAACTGGGGTTCATCCCAAAAACTTGAAGGAAAATCCCACAACTAGTGAAATTGATTGGCAACACTACGCAAAGCAGGTTAGCCCAGAGTTGGCCCATATTCTTGACATTATGGTGCGCTATGATTTCCGTGACCGCTATGGGACAGCAGCTGAGGCTCTAGAGGTACTGGCTAGTTTACCAAGACAGCAACTGTTGTCATTAGCTGAGGAAGAAATCCCTACTCAGGAAATTACCGGTGAAAGCCAGTCTGGGATGGAACTCCCAATTCCCGACATTAGGAAGCTAGCAAACACTACAGTCCCCTCGTCAATGATGACCAGGAGTCAAAGTAGAACTACGCCTCAACTTCACACCCCCCAACATTCGAGAGGTTCAGCAACTAACCGGACAACACTATCTATTCCGCAACGATTGGTGAAGTTCGGGTTAATTACTATATCGATAACTATCTTGGGGGTCGGCTTGGTGCTGTTGAAAACTTTTCTATCTGCCCAAGCAACTGGTGAAAATACTGACTATATCACTGAATATAAGACTGACTATAGTACTGAGGCTAAGGTCACAGCGGAGCAACTTTTAGACGAAGCTGACCAATTGCGGAAATCTCGACAGTACCAGGAAGCTCTAAAACTATACGACCAAGCGATCGCTAAAAAAGCAGATTTTGCGGAAGCTTATTGGGGCAGATGCTACAGTCTGAATAAACTCCAACAGCCGGAGATGGCAGTTGTTGCTTGTAATGATGCCTTACATTTTAAACCTAACTACCCAGAAGCTGTGTGGAGCCTTGGTCAAGCCCTTGACCAACAGCAACGGTCTGTAGAAGCCCTCAGACTCTATAACCAAGCCCTTACCCTTAAGCCAGATTTAACGGAAGCTTGGCTTTCACAGGGAATAACCCTCCAAAAGTTGGGTCGTTCTGTTGAGGCGATTACGGCTTTGGAGAAAGCGATCGCACTTCAACGAGATTTGGCAGACGCTTGGATGACTAAGGGGGAAGCTCAGATGACACTAGGGCGCTTTAATCAGGCAATCACTTCTTTAAATAAGGCACTCCAGATTGAACCTAACCACCGGAATGCCCTGAAGCTACGTCAGCAGGCACGGAAGAAACTAGAACGCTAA
- a CDS encoding glycosyltransferase encodes MNTSVSVVITTFNKAQYLEQSVKSVLAQTFSQIECIIVDDGSTDNTRKVADQLVHYHPQIQYFYKDNGGVSSARNFGADKATGEWIQFLDADDWIHEDKIRFQLSCLEGTGDNGDNIVFYSDYERVYVDQNENIIETKPHVVGALTKEQLIERLLICPDFLANSPFPLLQQSMLFKKKLLDQRNFDTRLKACEDREWVLELLQRNVRFVHTPIIGAYYRKHRFNLTDNSSLMRESYIKYFEIVLTNHQKLVSLCQKSIKYLIEKSFEEKDQESFTRLAKLVELPVYLLNGKIKVNHRWLLNLLYWLRTMIPNFLLYERYRGPRSRKLLSIISRRS; translated from the coding sequence ATGAATACATCTGTCTCAGTAGTTATCACCACCTTTAATAAAGCCCAGTACCTCGAACAATCAGTAAAAAGTGTACTAGCGCAAACATTTTCCCAGATTGAATGCATTATTGTAGATGATGGCTCTACCGATAATACCCGCAAAGTTGCTGATCAGTTAGTCCACTACCACCCACAGATACAGTACTTTTATAAAGACAATGGAGGCGTCTCTTCTGCTCGTAATTTTGGCGCTGATAAAGCGACTGGAGAATGGATTCAATTCTTAGATGCTGATGATTGGATTCATGAAGATAAGATCAGATTTCAATTGAGCTGTTTAGAGGGAACTGGTGATAATGGTGATAATATAGTATTTTACTCAGACTATGAACGGGTCTATGTTGATCAAAACGAAAACATTATTGAAACCAAGCCTCATGTTGTTGGTGCTCTCACCAAAGAACAGCTAATCGAACGACTACTAATCTGTCCAGATTTTCTGGCAAACTCTCCTTTTCCCTTGTTACAGCAATCGATGCTGTTCAAGAAAAAACTCTTAGACCAGAGAAATTTTGATACTCGCCTGAAAGCCTGTGAGGATCGAGAATGGGTATTAGAACTTCTGCAACGGAACGTCAGATTTGTCCATACTCCAATCATCGGAGCCTATTATAGAAAACACCGCTTCAATCTCACCGATAATAGCTCACTGATGCGGGAGTCTTACATTAAGTATTTTGAAATTGTCTTGACAAATCACCAAAAATTAGTTAGCTTATGCCAGAAAAGTATTAAGTATTTGATAGAAAAAAGTTTTGAGGAAAAAGACCAGGAAAGTTTTACCAGATTAGCTAAATTAGTGGAATTGCCAGTATATCTGCTCAATGGCAAAATTAAAGTTAATCATCGTTGGTTATTAAATTTACTCTATTGGCTCAGAACGATGATACCAAACTTTTTACTATACGAAAGATACCGAGGTCCCCGTTCTCGTAAACTTTTATCCATCATTAGCCGTCGGTCTTAG
- a CDS encoding DUF445 family protein, with amino-acid sequence MDLFNLFLLFVPPIAGGIIGYFTNDLAIKMLFRPYRPIYIGKRQLPFTPGLIPRNQERLARRVADTIMGSLLTPTELQRLAKRLLHTERVEAAILWLLNLALDQVRSDKQQKTAHILAGILRDLIGESLPRMLKVLARRKDFLEAQLNHVFDQILLEFQLDQEQARKLSEWILKVVLPPDILRQAVIDFLTDRNIQIIDEDFREKSSGTYWVVANLFGLRNALIRLRTFCLDDKEATNARIEELIVALGTRDRLREWLQNVSLQNLPLSTVRQLRKTMRDSVRGYIQEGGAGFIQGLNQSIDWEKVSVLIVNRLRESAIMTTSLAMISKELALVIERYLEEDLEKIMTEVIPILSIDEVIVERVNATSPKDMEITIQTLVKSELQAIVNLGGILGVMVGLFQTVLLLLTGGI; translated from the coding sequence TTGGATCTGTTTAACTTGTTCTTGTTGTTTGTTCCTCCTATAGCTGGGGGAATTATTGGCTATTTCACCAATGATTTAGCCATCAAAATGTTGTTCCGTCCCTACAGACCAATTTACATCGGTAAGCGTCAGCTACCTTTTACACCAGGTTTAATTCCCCGCAACCAGGAACGTCTGGCTAGGCGAGTGGCTGACACTATTATGGGGTCTCTGCTGACGCCAACAGAGTTACAGCGTCTGGCAAAGCGTCTGCTGCATACTGAACGTGTGGAAGCAGCGATCTTGTGGCTATTAAACTTAGCGCTAGATCAAGTCCGGTCGGATAAGCAACAGAAAACAGCTCATATTCTTGCTGGGATTCTCCGAGACTTGATAGGGGAATCGTTGCCACGTATGCTAAAAGTCTTAGCCCGTCGTAAGGATTTTCTAGAAGCCCAACTTAATCATGTTTTTGACCAGATTTTATTGGAGTTTCAACTGGATCAAGAACAAGCTCGTAAGCTTTCTGAGTGGATCTTAAAAGTAGTACTCCCCCCAGATATTTTGCGACAGGCAGTTATTGATTTCCTAACTGACCGCAACATTCAAATCATTGATGAAGACTTTCGGGAAAAGTCCAGTGGGACATACTGGGTAGTGGCAAATTTATTTGGTCTGCGCAATGCTTTGATCCGCCTGCGAACCTTTTGCCTTGACGATAAAGAAGCGACTAATGCTCGCATCGAAGAGTTAATTGTGGCTCTAGGAACTCGCGATCGCTTGCGGGAATGGTTGCAAAATGTCTCATTGCAAAATTTGCCTTTGTCAACAGTGAGACAGTTACGGAAAACTATGCGGGATTCGGTGCGTGGTTATATTCAAGAGGGGGGTGCTGGATTTATACAAGGATTAAATCAATCTATTGACTGGGAAAAGGTGTCTGTGTTAATTGTTAATCGGCTCCGAGAGTCAGCAATTATGACTACATCCTTGGCAATGATTAGCAAGGAACTAGCTTTGGTTATAGAGCGCTACCTAGAGGAGGATTTGGAAAAAATTATGACTGAAGTGATTCCGATTTTATCGATTGATGAAGTGATTGTTGAACGGGTAAACGCTACTTCTCCAAAAGATATGGAAATCACGATTCAGACTTTAGTAAAAAGTGAATTACAAGCTATTGTGAATTTAGGGGGTATTTTAGGAGTGATGGTGGGACTATTTCAAACAGTGTTGCTGCTGTTGACAGGAGGAATTTAA
- a CDS encoding RuBisCO accumulation factor 1, giving the protein MTEVPPGSPESHPQTNSEQINAEDLLNLLRRKERNWVEWGKACQQLQKAGYSSQVIFEETGFEPIQQNQVMVASQVYTSLITVGVSDEVRSRFETSGSDSLYELRILTQEERAAAAEFLVARNLNSEGAHEVAKAIKTFSRRSRPPEGFTNHPGDAVAYQYWKLAKQHNDLQERSRLIARGLMFAHTQQARQQIEELLTGAFGSTQRPAPRLPIYRLEAEEDLPRLLPVVGSLPLTIADLNQVPKTDYTGAFSIVKGLREQTFVAVPGWQVVLKAQDPVVILCHSNQLPIQQNNKPEEILLIIDRSQQQWDGDSYFLVEESGQLEIKWFPDSPDVSFLGRLILVLRPKKILDEALSQDVWQIDE; this is encoded by the coding sequence ATGACTGAAGTACCACCAGGCTCTCCTGAAAGTCACCCTCAAACCAATTCAGAACAGATAAATGCTGAAGATTTATTAAACTTACTGCGGCGCAAAGAACGCAACTGGGTGGAGTGGGGTAAAGCCTGTCAGCAGCTACAGAAAGCTGGCTACAGTTCTCAGGTAATTTTTGAAGAAACTGGGTTTGAGCCAATTCAACAGAATCAAGTGATGGTGGCATCTCAGGTTTACACAAGTTTGATTACAGTGGGGGTGTCCGATGAAGTGCGATCGCGTTTTGAGACTAGCGGTAGCGATTCCCTGTACGAGTTGCGGATTCTCACCCAAGAGGAACGAGCTGCTGCTGCTGAATTTCTCGTTGCTAGAAACTTGAACTCCGAAGGAGCCCATGAAGTTGCCAAAGCAATCAAGACCTTTTCCCGCAGAAGCCGTCCACCAGAGGGATTCACCAATCATCCTGGAGATGCTGTTGCCTATCAGTATTGGAAACTTGCCAAACAACACAATGATTTGCAAGAACGTTCTCGTTTGATTGCCCGAGGCTTGATGTTTGCTCATACTCAACAAGCCCGGCAACAAATCGAAGAATTACTCACAGGAGCGTTTGGTAGCACTCAGCGTCCAGCTCCCAGATTACCCATATACCGCCTCGAAGCTGAAGAAGATTTACCCCGCTTGCTTCCCGTAGTGGGATCCTTACCCCTGACAATAGCTGATCTCAACCAGGTTCCTAAAACTGACTATACCGGTGCTTTCAGTATAGTTAAAGGGCTTCGAGAGCAGACGTTCGTGGCAGTACCCGGCTGGCAGGTAGTTTTGAAGGCACAAGATCCAGTAGTGATTTTGTGTCACAGTAATCAGCTGCCTATTCAACAGAATAACAAACCTGAAGAGATTTTGCTTATTATTGACCGCTCACAGCAGCAGTGGGATGGGGACAGCTACTTTTTGGTTGAAGAATCAGGACAGTTGGAGATTAAGTGGTTTCCAGATTCTCCTGATGTTAGTTTTTTGGGACGCCTCATCCTAGTATTACGACCGAAAAAAATTCTGGATGAAGCCTTGAGTCAAGATGTCTGGCAAATTGATGAGTAA
- a CDS encoding class I SAM-dependent methyltransferase, with product MIYQRLQRSKLDESDDALFYSFPRFVTHVDEGFIDQLVNLYREQLQPNTRILDLMSSWVSHLPEDMEFAHVEGHGMNLEELVKNPRLNHYFIQDLNQNQQLPLPDQDFDAVLIAVSVQYLQYPEKVFAEIHRVLKPGGMAIISFSNRMFFQKAIQSWRDGTEQSRVELVKTYYQSIPGFSSPEVVARPSPLPNFLLQLGITIGDPFYAVLANRTT from the coding sequence ATGATCTACCAGCGCCTTCAACGCAGTAAATTGGATGAGAGCGATGATGCTCTGTTCTATTCATTTCCAAGGTTTGTGACTCATGTCGATGAGGGCTTTATCGATCAGCTGGTAAACCTCTACCGGGAGCAACTACAACCCAACACGCGAATCCTCGATCTCATGAGCAGTTGGGTTTCTCACTTACCAGAAGACATGGAGTTTGCTCATGTTGAGGGGCATGGGATGAATCTGGAAGAACTGGTCAAAAATCCTAGACTTAATCACTACTTTATCCAAGACCTGAATCAAAACCAGCAATTGCCATTGCCTGACCAAGACTTTGATGCTGTACTGATTGCTGTTTCAGTTCAGTATCTTCAGTACCCGGAAAAAGTTTTTGCTGAGATTCATCGCGTCTTAAAACCAGGGGGAATGGCAATTATTAGCTTTTCTAACCGAATGTTTTTTCAAAAGGCGATTCAGTCCTGGCGAGATGGGACTGAGCAAAGTCGAGTGGAGTTAGTGAAAACCTATTACCAGTCTATTCCTGGATTTAGTTCCCCTGAGGTTGTTGCTCGACCATCCCCGCTTCCTAATTTTCTGCTACAGCTTGGGATCACTATAGGCGATCCATTCTATGCAGTACTGGCTAATCGAACTACTTGA
- a CDS encoding M48 family metallopeptidase codes for MTKTSLFGLKADHFRHPLDLEATTALKQLPGIDLVVRNLLGPVAEQFFYLNNIAASVLVGENQLPHLHKLLLEACTTLDLEPPQLYVQQNPAPNAYTFAMRGKQPFIVLHTSLIDLLTPEEIQAVIAHELGHLKCEHGVYLTPLNIMVLAASLIPNWGMLIAQSIQEKMLEWLRCAEFSCDRAALLATQNPRVVMSVLMKLAGGSPTLAPQLNLDAFIAQARAYDSVGDTEVGQVLQQLQISQLSHPLPVLRAREIDRWASSQSYQSLLNQQLISYNNRDAQTGGWRNW; via the coding sequence ATGACTAAAACATCACTATTTGGTCTGAAGGCAGATCATTTCCGTCATCCCCTAGATTTGGAAGCAACCACAGCCCTGAAACAGTTGCCAGGGATAGACTTGGTGGTGCGAAATTTACTAGGTCCTGTGGCGGAACAGTTTTTTTACCTGAACAATATTGCTGCTAGTGTCTTGGTGGGAGAAAATCAACTGCCCCATCTTCATAAACTACTCTTAGAAGCCTGCACAACTTTAGATTTAGAGCCGCCTCAGCTTTATGTGCAGCAAAATCCTGCTCCCAATGCCTATACCTTCGCTATGCGGGGTAAGCAGCCTTTCATTGTCTTGCACACCTCTTTAATTGATCTGCTGACACCAGAGGAAATTCAGGCGGTTATTGCCCATGAACTGGGTCATCTCAAATGTGAACATGGGGTTTACCTGACACCGCTCAATATCATGGTATTAGCTGCTAGTTTAATTCCGAATTGGGGGATGCTCATTGCTCAAAGCATACAGGAGAAGATGTTAGAGTGGCTACGATGTGCGGAATTTAGTTGCGATCGCGCTGCTTTACTGGCTACTCAAAATCCGAGAGTGGTCATGTCTGTATTGATGAAACTGGCTGGTGGTTCCCCAACTCTGGCACCACAACTGAACCTAGATGCGTTTATTGCTCAAGCTAGGGCTTACGACAGCGTGGGTGATACTGAGGTGGGTCAAGTACTCCAACAATTGCAGATCTCTCAACTAAGCCATCCCTTACCTGTACTACGGGCGCGAGAAATTGACCGTTGGGCAAGTTCTCAATCTTATCAGTCCTTGTTAAATCAGCAGCTAATTAGTTATAATAATAGAGATGCCCAAACGGGCGGGTGGCGAAATTGGTAG
- a CDS encoding iron-sulfur cluster assembly accessory protein, producing the protein MAQATESQQKGIQLTDKALKHVLALQQSQGKDLYLRVGVRQGGCSGLSYMMDFEEPSNIRENDEIFDYDGFKIICDPKSLLYLYGLVLDYSDAMIGGGFQFTNPNANQSCGCGKSFSV; encoded by the coding sequence ATGGCACAAGCAACTGAGTCACAGCAAAAAGGTATTCAACTGACAGATAAAGCCCTAAAGCATGTTTTAGCCCTGCAACAAAGCCAAGGAAAAGACCTTTACCTGCGAGTTGGTGTTCGCCAGGGAGGCTGTTCAGGACTGTCTTACATGATGGATTTTGAAGAACCTAGTAACATTCGGGAGAATGATGAAATCTTTGACTACGATGGCTTCAAAATAATCTGTGATCCAAAAAGTCTGCTTTATCTCTACGGTCTGGTACTGGATTACAGCGATGCTATGATTGGTGGTGGATTCCAATTCACTAACCCCAATGCTAATCAAAGCTGTGGCTGTGGTAAGTCGTTTAGCGTTTAG
- a CDS encoding tetratricopeptide repeat protein: MGYSSLFGSIIPPPSTSGSNINMAHLVQNLVETEVKQHQNKTAGDDPFQPPARKYRQSQLQNILKTLQNTLAICQTNEDLAGQVDTLKRIGLVHCRLGEYAWGIKCLEQSLQMANDVGSPKSLGVILHHLGMAYSQTNQDDKAFKVYLKALRIFQKTQAHSEIAKILNHLGEIHNSWHQPVLALRCFRQAMKIFQNSGNSIQGEGRALENIGEAYTQLGRYRQALAVLEQALTIHEKKTSSRYSSRKLTTLERIGTVYFRLGEELRALDFYHQALEIGQELSKSLHGNTRSLDYIGAVHYHLGNYPHALAYHLQALRLWQEISHPGQGESLFHEKLEFSQLRTVYNCLGISEQGVQCSQQVQKMIINCGYRVSEEEISQYLSHGGRLNHYLD; encoded by the coding sequence ATGGGCTACTCAAGTTTATTTGGCTCCATCATCCCTCCCCCATCTACATCAGGGAGCAATATTAATATGGCACATCTGGTTCAGAATCTAGTTGAAACGGAAGTCAAGCAACACCAAAACAAGACTGCAGGAGATGACCCTTTCCAGCCTCCAGCTCGTAAGTATCGCCAAAGTCAGTTACAAAATATACTAAAAACACTGCAAAACACCTTAGCAATTTGTCAAACTAACGAAGATTTGGCTGGTCAAGTGGATACTCTCAAACGCATTGGGTTAGTTCATTGCCGTTTGGGAGAGTATGCCTGGGGAATCAAGTGTCTCGAGCAAAGTTTACAAATGGCCAATGATGTTGGTTCACCCAAGAGTTTAGGGGTCATTCTTCATCATCTCGGCATGGCTTATTCCCAGACTAACCAGGATGATAAGGCATTTAAGGTTTATCTAAAAGCATTGAGGATTTTCCAAAAAACTCAAGCTCACTCAGAGATTGCTAAAATCCTTAATCACCTAGGGGAAATTCACAATAGCTGGCATCAACCAGTACTGGCTCTGAGATGCTTTCGCCAAGCCATGAAGATTTTTCAAAACTCAGGCAATTCAATTCAGGGCGAAGGCAGAGCACTGGAAAATATAGGGGAAGCTTATACCCAGCTTGGAAGATACCGTCAAGCTCTTGCTGTCTTGGAGCAAGCCCTAACCATTCACGAAAAAAAAACATCCTCTCGTTACTCTAGTCGCAAGTTAACTACTCTTGAGAGGATTGGCACAGTTTACTTCCGACTAGGTGAGGAACTACGGGCATTGGATTTCTATCATCAAGCTTTGGAGATTGGTCAGGAACTGAGTAAGTCACTTCATGGTAACACCAGAAGCTTAGATTATATCGGAGCGGTTCACTACCACTTGGGAAATTACCCCCATGCCTTAGCGTATCACTTACAAGCCTTAAGACTTTGGCAAGAAATCTCCCATCCTGGCCAGGGGGAGAGCTTGTTCCATGAAAAGCTTGAATTCTCTCAACTGAGAACAGTTTATAACTGTCTGGGTATATCTGAGCAAGGAGTGCAGTGCAGCCAACAAGTACAGAAGATGATCATTAACTGTGGTTACCGAGTTAGTGAAGAAGAGATTAGCCAGTATCTTAGTCACGGTGGAAGGTTAAACCATTACTTAGATTGA